The sequence ACGGAACGGGCAACAGTTCAGCCGAGCGCGCGGCCAACCACTTGGCACGCGCGTTCCCCTGGCACTTGGGGCAGTGCCGGTTGCGGCATGAGTTGAATGAGATGGCCTGATAGCCGCAGCGGACACACTGATCGCGATGACCGCCCAGTGCCGCGGTGCGACAGCGGGCGATGGCATCGAGCACCTTGCGATGAGGCCATGCAAGATGCGACTGCTGCTTTTTCCAGAAACTGTTGCCCGTTCGACGAACGATGTCGGCCACCTCGAGGGTGGGCCGGCTCATCGCCTGATCTTCCTCCTGGAGCGCTTCACTTCGTCAGGGCTGGATACCTCGATGGCTTCCAGCGGACTGGGGATCGCCTGCAGGTGTCGCCGGGACAAGTGCAGGTAGACGGTGGTGTGAGCGAGCTTCGCATGGCCGAGAAGAACCTGGATGGTGCGCAGGTCGGCGCCGGCTTCCAGCATGTGGGTTGCGAAGCAGTGCCGCAAGGTGTGAGGAGATACATGCTTGCCGATGCCGGCACGCTTGGCAGCCTCGTTCACGGCCTGCCAGACGATCTTCTCCGTAATGGGTACATCGGCCCGCCAGCCCTTCACCGTACCTGGGAACAGATAGGTCTTGGGCTTCATCCATCGCCAGTACTCGCGCAGAGTCTCCAGAAGCTTGGGGGTCAACAGCACGTCACGGTCGCGGCCGCCCTTGCCCTGTCTGACATGAATGACCATGCGCTTGCTGTCGATATCGGAGATCTTGAGGTGGCACATCTCTGCCCGGCGCAGACCGGTTGCGTACAGCATCATCAGCATGGTGCGATGCATCAGGTTGCTGGCGCACGCGATGAGCCGCGCCACCTCTTGCTGATCCAGTATGG is a genomic window of Terriglobia bacterium containing:
- a CDS encoding tyrosine-type recombinase/integrase — its product is MTHLRQLMLDELQRRNYSQSTVRSYIYAVEDFAKYFHRSPERLGPDHIRQYQAYLFRERKLSAGTIEGRTAALRFLFVKTLRRPYLPDHIPFPKRQRRLPTILDQQEVARLIACASNLMHRTMLMMLYATGLRRAEMCHLKISDIDSKRMVIHVRQGKGGRDRDVLLTPKLLETLREYWRWMKPKTYLFPGTVKGWRADVPITEKIVWQAVNEAAKRAGIGKHVSPHTLRHCFATHMLEAGADLRTIQVLLGHAKLAHTTVYLHLSRRHLQAIPSPLEAIEVSSPDEVKRSRRKIRR